The following coding sequences lie in one Nitrospirota bacterium genomic window:
- a CDS encoding FKBP-type peptidyl-prolyl cis-trans isomerase, producing the protein MRIVTACIVTLLYVATSTAVAAGQDPATDEQKALYAIGLAISESLGNFSLSEAELEFVKAGLTDGVLKRPRKVDLQAMTPKIQQLQQTRAAAIAEAEKKAAAAFLAKAAAESGAKKTESGAIVTTLKEGSGATPKATDTVKVHYHGTLIDGTVFDSSIKRGEPATFPLNQVIKCWTEGLQHIKVGGKSRLICPANLAYGDRGSPPRIKPGATLIFEVELLDIVK; encoded by the coding sequence ATGCGCATCGTCACCGCCTGCATCGTGACCCTGCTCTACGTTGCAACCTCTACAGCCGTCGCCGCCGGACAGGACCCCGCCACCGACGAGCAGAAAGCCTTATACGCCATCGGCTTGGCCATCAGCGAATCTCTCGGCAATTTTTCGCTGAGCGAGGCCGAATTGGAGTTCGTCAAGGCCGGTCTCACGGACGGCGTCCTCAAACGGCCCCGCAAAGTCGATCTGCAGGCCATGACCCCGAAGATTCAGCAACTGCAACAGACGCGGGCGGCGGCGATCGCGGAGGCCGAGAAAAAAGCCGCGGCTGCGTTCCTCGCGAAGGCGGCGGCGGAATCAGGAGCGAAGAAAACCGAGTCGGGCGCGATCGTCACGACGCTGAAGGAGGGGAGCGGCGCGACGCCGAAAGCGACGGACACGGTGAAGGTCCACTATCACGGGACGCTCATCGACGGTACGGTGTTCGACAGCTCGATCAAGCGAGGGGAGCCGGCGACGTTTCCCCTGAACCAAGTCATCAAGTGTTGGACCGAGGGCCTGCAACACATCAAAGTCGGGGGCAAGAGCCGCCTGATCTGTCCCGCCAACCTGGCCTACGGGGATCGCGGGTCACCGCCGCGGATCAAGCCCGGCGCCACGCTGATCTTCGAAGTCGAGCTGCTCGACATCGTGAAGTAG
- a CDS encoding retroviral-like aspartic protease family protein, which translates to MGTFTVKFVLKNPVQPEQRLELEGLVDTGALFTQVPVDLAQTIGIAPAGTRAVRYADGTKDIVPVAKADIAINGVETATLVLCGKPNSLILLGATTLETLGLGVDPLHKRLIPIEAPMA; encoded by the coding sequence ATGGGAACGTTCACGGTCAAATTCGTACTGAAGAACCCTGTCCAACCGGAGCAACGGCTCGAGCTCGAGGGGCTGGTCGACACCGGTGCGTTGTTTACACAGGTCCCGGTGGACCTTGCGCAAACGATCGGTATCGCGCCGGCCGGCACGCGCGCCGTGCGCTATGCGGACGGGACGAAAGACATTGTGCCTGTCGCAAAGGCGGACATCGCCATCAACGGCGTCGAGACTGCGACGTTGGTCCTCTGCGGAAAGCCGAATTCTCTCATCCTCCTCGGCGCCACAACGCTCGAAACGCTTGGGCTCGGCGTCGATCCTCTCCATAAGCGCCTCATTCCCATCGAAGCGCCGATGGCATGA
- the zwf gene encoding glucose-6-phosphate dehydrogenase: protein MLDQPVEPHIFIILGATGDLTRRKLLPALYHLRNQGILEKRNTLIVGAALPETGEEGFRLWAYEGLRKAGWPSDKELRSWCDECLYYHTLHQGRPEDYEALAVYIRRLERTHNMPENRVFYLALPPAAVSGAVEGLDQAGLLKSHGWVRVVVEKPFGHDFHSARALNTLLHRYLEEPEIYRIDHYLGKETVQNLLAFRFANPIFESLWNRNTVENVQITVAEDIGVEHRGAYYQQAGALRDMVQNHLTQLMTVVAMEVPVSFDAGAIQTERLKVLHSVSPIAPENVVFGQYAAWEIAGQTIKGYREEAEVPGDSLTETYVALKVDINNWRWKGVPFYLRTGKRLPRKLTQIAVTFREAPAQVFRSLEPGSIAPNKLVITLQPSEGFSLCFSVKSPGRPFRLTDHALQFDYEKAFGQLPEAYETLLRDVMIGDQTLFVGADFTETAWRLYDPLLQGEKTIHFYTAGTWGPSEADKLIERHGHRWQLGW, encoded by the coding sequence ATGCTCGACCAGCCCGTTGAACCCCATATCTTCATCATTTTGGGCGCGACCGGCGATCTGACGCGGCGCAAGCTCCTGCCCGCGCTGTACCACCTGCGGAACCAGGGAATCCTGGAGAAACGCAACACCTTGATCGTCGGGGCCGCGCTGCCCGAGACCGGGGAAGAGGGGTTCCGGCTCTGGGCCTACGAAGGGCTGCGCAAAGCGGGCTGGCCAAGCGATAAAGAGCTGCGCTCGTGGTGCGACGAGTGCCTCTACTATCACACGCTGCATCAAGGAAGGCCTGAGGATTATGAGGCGTTGGCAGTGTACATTCGACGGCTGGAGCGGACGCACAACATGCCCGAGAACCGCGTGTTCTACCTGGCGTTGCCTCCGGCCGCCGTCTCCGGCGCCGTTGAAGGATTGGACCAAGCCGGACTCCTCAAGAGCCACGGCTGGGTTCGGGTCGTGGTCGAAAAACCCTTCGGGCATGACTTCCACTCCGCCCGCGCCTTGAATACGTTGCTGCACCGGTACCTCGAAGAGCCCGAGATTTATCGGATCGATCATTACCTGGGAAAAGAGACGGTGCAGAATCTCCTGGCGTTCCGTTTCGCCAACCCGATCTTCGAATCGCTCTGGAACCGCAACACGGTGGAGAACGTGCAAATCACGGTGGCTGAAGATATCGGCGTCGAACACCGCGGCGCCTACTACCAGCAGGCCGGCGCGCTCCGCGACATGGTCCAGAATCATCTGACCCAACTCATGACGGTCGTCGCGATGGAGGTCCCGGTCTCCTTCGACGCCGGCGCGATCCAGACGGAGCGGCTGAAAGTCCTCCATTCGGTATCCCCCATTGCTCCGGAGAACGTGGTCTTCGGGCAATACGCCGCCTGGGAAATCGCGGGTCAGACGATCAAAGGCTATCGTGAAGAAGCCGAGGTGCCGGGAGATTCGCTGACCGAAACCTACGTGGCGCTGAAAGTCGATATCAACAACTGGCGATGGAAAGGCGTGCCCTTCTACCTGCGGACCGGCAAGCGCCTGCCGCGCAAGTTGACCCAGATCGCGGTGACATTCCGGGAAGCGCCGGCGCAGGTGTTCAGGTCGCTCGAACCGGGCAGCATCGCCCCCAACAAGCTGGTCATCACCCTGCAACCCAGCGAAGGATTCTCCCTCTGCTTCTCGGTGAAAAGCCCGGGGCGGCCGTTCCGCCTGACCGATCATGCGCTGCAGTTCGACTATGAGAAAGCCTTCGGCCAGCTCCCGGAAGCCTACGAAACCCTGCTCCGCGACGTGATGATCGGCGACCAGACGCTGTTCGTCGGCGCGGACTTCACCGAAACGGCCTGGCGCCTGTACGACCCGTTGTTGCAAGGCGAGAAGACCATCCATTTCTACACCGCCGGCACGTGGGGCCCCAGCGAAGCCGACAAGCTGATCGAACGGCACGGGCATCGGTGGCAGTTAGGGTGGTGA
- a CDS encoding NAD(P)-dependent oxidoreductase: MRVAVLGTGLLGRPIAERLKATGHQVIVYNRTRTKAEPLRELGIQVDSQPEEAIRSAECIVLMLADAAAIRSVLLAGPTRKDLSGRTVIQMGTIGPSESQALQREVSAAGGDYFEAPVLGSIAEAKAGTLHVMVGGSPEQFARWAALFRSLSRGPRLIGSVGKAAALKLALNQLIAAEIAAFALSLGLVQRHGIDVETFMAILRESALYAPAYDKKLPRLLRRDYADPNFSTRHLLKDVDLFLAEARGHQLDTGGLDGIRRLLEKTIGRGLDEVDYSALYEAVNPARGDGA; this comes from the coding sequence ATGCGTGTCGCGGTGTTGGGGACAGGGCTTCTGGGGCGGCCGATCGCCGAGCGGCTGAAGGCGACCGGCCATCAGGTCATCGTGTACAACCGCACCCGGACCAAGGCCGAGCCGTTGCGCGAGTTGGGAATCCAGGTCGACTCGCAGCCGGAAGAGGCGATCCGATCCGCCGAGTGTATTGTCCTGATGCTGGCCGACGCGGCGGCGATCCGCAGCGTCCTGCTTGCGGGCCCGACAAGGAAGGACCTCTCCGGCCGCACCGTCATCCAGATGGGCACCATCGGCCCATCGGAGAGTCAAGCGTTGCAGCGAGAGGTGAGCGCAGCCGGCGGCGACTATTTCGAAGCGCCGGTTTTGGGGAGCATCGCGGAAGCCAAGGCCGGGACGTTGCACGTCATGGTCGGCGGCAGCCCGGAGCAGTTCGCCCGGTGGGCGGCTCTGTTCCGCTCGCTGAGCCGCGGGCCCCGGCTGATCGGCTCGGTCGGCAAGGCCGCGGCGCTTAAGCTGGCGCTGAACCAGTTGATCGCCGCCGAGATCGCAGCCTTCGCCTTGAGTCTGGGGCTCGTGCAACGCCACGGGATCGATGTGGAGACGTTTATGGCCATTCTCCGCGAGAGCGCGCTTTACGCGCCAGCCTACGACAAGAAACTGCCCCGGTTGCTCCGTCGTGACTACGCCGATCCGAACTTCTCGACCCGTCACCTCCTCAAGGACGTCGATCTCTTTCTGGCCGAGGCGAGGGGCCACCAGCTCGACACGGGCGGCCTGGACGGGATTCGCCGCCTGCTGGAGAAGACGATCGGCCGGGGTCTGGACGAGGTGGACTACTCCGCCCTGTATGAGGCTGTGAACCCTGCGCGCGGGGATGGCGCGTAA
- a CDS encoding GNAT family N-acetyltransferase: MESRVTIVQWTEAEPGIRAIREAVFMREQGVPEELEWDGLDPACLHVLAWNEAGAAVATARLQPEGKIGRMAVLKEWRGRGLGRAMLRTLLQAAIERGLTVVELAAQTQAIGFYERAGFRAIGEVFMDAGIPHRKMVLDLRSYRIGETDRGIRSGSGCGDEPSACG, translated from the coding sequence ATGGAGTCGCGCGTCACGATCGTGCAATGGACAGAGGCAGAGCCGGGCATTCGTGCCATCCGGGAGGCGGTATTCATGCGCGAGCAGGGCGTGCCGGAGGAGTTGGAATGGGACGGCCTCGACCCGGCTTGTCTCCATGTCCTGGCCTGGAACGAAGCCGGCGCCGCGGTCGCCACCGCGCGCCTGCAACCGGAGGGTAAGATCGGCCGCATGGCGGTGTTGAAGGAATGGCGGGGGCGCGGCCTGGGGCGGGCGATGCTGCGGACCTTGCTGCAGGCCGCGATCGAACGCGGCCTCACGGTGGTTGAATTGGCCGCGCAGACCCAGGCGATCGGCTTCTACGAGCGGGCGGGGTTTCGTGCGATTGGCGAGGTCTTCATGGATGCGGGTATTCCGCACCGGAAGATGGTGCTGGACCTCCGTTCGTATCGTATTGGTGAAACGGATCGTGGGATTAGGTCCGGGTCTGGCTGCGGCGATGAGCCATCAGCGTGCGGATGA
- a CDS encoding 3'(2'),5'-bisphosphate nucleotidase CysQ, with amino-acid sequence MQREFDLLQDAIRRAGARALELARDGFDTHIKADRSPVTSADLEVNRLLHETLTRTFPDDGWLSEESPDTPIRLEKKRVWVIDPIDGTKAFVRGLPEFCISAALVEGDQPVVAAVLNPVTDELFTAARGQGFRLNGNPLAPARRTGQPAILVNPWELSAGRFAAAEETADCRPMHSIAYALALVAAGRVDAAITFEREHEWDLAGGVLLIQEAGGTVTDGAGKPFRFNQPRPSMQGTVAVAPGSAGRVNDLIRTLMAHRRSQTRT; translated from the coding sequence ATGCAACGAGAATTTGACCTGCTCCAAGACGCGATCCGCCGGGCGGGGGCGCGAGCCCTCGAACTGGCGCGCGACGGTTTCGACACGCACATCAAGGCCGACCGGTCCCCTGTCACCTCGGCGGACCTGGAGGTCAATCGGCTGTTGCACGAAACGTTGACGCGAACCTTCCCGGACGACGGCTGGCTCTCCGAGGAGTCGCCCGACACTCCGATCCGCCTGGAGAAAAAGCGGGTATGGGTCATCGACCCGATCGACGGCACCAAAGCCTTTGTCAGAGGCTTGCCGGAATTCTGCATCTCGGCCGCCCTCGTGGAAGGCGACCAGCCAGTCGTCGCCGCCGTCTTGAACCCCGTCACCGATGAACTCTTCACGGCCGCCCGCGGACAAGGATTCCGGCTGAACGGGAATCCGCTGGCCCCGGCAAGGAGAACCGGGCAACCGGCGATCCTGGTCAATCCCTGGGAGCTCTCGGCCGGCCGGTTCGCGGCCGCGGAGGAGACCGCCGACTGCCGCCCGATGCACTCGATCGCCTATGCGCTGGCGCTGGTGGCTGCGGGGCGGGTCGACGCGGCGATCACGTTCGAGCGCGAGCACGAATGGGACCTGGCGGGCGGGGTGCTTCTGATCCAAGAGGCTGGCGGAACCGTGACGGACGGAGCCGGCAAGCCGTTCCGCTTCAACCAACCGCGGCCGTCGATGCAAGGCACGGTGGCCGTGGCGCCTGGGTCCGCCGGGCGGGTGAACGACCTCATCCGCACGCTGATGGCTCATCGCCGCAGCCAGACCCGGACCTAA
- the leuD gene encoding 3-isopropylmalate dehydratase small subunit: MQPFTTHTGLVAPLDRVNVDTDQIIPKQFLKTIKRTGLREGLFYDWRRKSDGTPDPDFFLNQPRYQGATILLTRDNFGCGSSREHAPWALLDQGFRCVIAPSFADIFYNNCFQNGILPVALKADEVQALFQSVLARPGYQVTVDLAAQTVTTPEGVRYHFDVDPFRKDCLYRGLDAIGLTLQHEPAIAAYEKRRKAEVPWLFMDQ; this comes from the coding sequence ATGCAGCCCTTTACGACACATACCGGCCTCGTCGCCCCGTTGGATCGGGTCAACGTGGATACCGATCAGATCATCCCGAAGCAGTTCCTGAAGACGATCAAGCGGACGGGACTGCGGGAAGGCCTGTTTTACGACTGGCGGAGAAAGAGCGACGGCACGCCCGACCCGGACTTTTTCCTCAATCAGCCGCGCTACCAGGGCGCGACGATCCTGCTCACGCGCGACAATTTCGGCTGCGGCTCCTCGCGGGAACATGCGCCCTGGGCGCTATTGGATCAGGGCTTCCGCTGCGTCATCGCGCCCAGTTTCGCGGACATCTTCTACAACAACTGTTTTCAGAACGGCATCCTGCCGGTGGCGCTGAAGGCGGACGAGGTGCAGGCGCTGTTCCAATCCGTTTTGGCCCGACCGGGTTATCAGGTGACCGTCGATCTCGCCGCCCAGACGGTGACCACGCCGGAAGGCGTGCGTTACCATTTCGACGTGGATCCTTTCCGGAAAGACTGCCTCTACCGAGGACTGGACGCCATCGGTCTCACCCTGCAGCACGAGCCGGCCATCGCCGCCTACGAGAAGCGACGAAAGGCGGAGGTCCCCTGGCTGTTCATGGACCAGTAA
- the leuC gene encoding 3-isopropylmalate dehydratase large subunit yields MPGKTLFEKIWDAHVVREEPDGTTLLYIDRHLVHEVTSPQAFEGLKLAGRRPRRPGATLAVPDHNVPTTDRRFGIADPVSAKQIQTLEDNCKEFGITLFGMNDVRQGIVHVIGPEQGFTLPGMTIVCGDSHTSTHGAFGALAFGIGTSEVEHVLATQCLIQKRPKTMEIRVEGRLSERCSAKDVILAIIGKIGTAGGTGYVVEYTGSTIRDLSMEGRMTLCNMSIEGGARAGMVAPDDKTVAYLEGRPMAPKGRMFEQAVQAWRRLVTDPDAVYDRTVVLRAEDIAPQVTWGTSPGMVVGVDGRVPDPSEMPDEKTRKATERALEYMALKPGTPITEIRIDKVFIGSCTNSRIEDLRLAAGFAKGKKVARGVHALVVPGSGLVKRQAEQEGLDQIFKEAGFEWREAGCSMCLAMNADVLQPGERCASTSNRNFEGRQGAGGRTHLVSPAMAVAAAIEGHFVDIRTWS; encoded by the coding sequence ATGCCCGGAAAGACCCTGTTTGAAAAGATTTGGGACGCGCACGTCGTCCGGGAGGAGCCGGACGGCACGACCTTGCTGTATATCGACCGGCACCTGGTTCACGAGGTCACGTCGCCGCAGGCGTTTGAAGGCCTCAAACTGGCGGGCCGCCGTCCCCGGCGACCCGGCGCGACGCTGGCGGTGCCCGATCACAATGTGCCGACCACCGACCGCCGTTTCGGGATCGCCGACCCGGTCAGCGCGAAACAGATTCAAACGCTGGAAGACAATTGTAAAGAGTTCGGCATCACGCTGTTCGGCATGAACGACGTGCGCCAGGGCATCGTGCACGTGATCGGGCCCGAGCAGGGCTTCACGCTGCCCGGCATGACGATCGTCTGCGGCGACTCCCACACCTCGACGCACGGCGCGTTCGGCGCGCTGGCCTTCGGGATCGGGACCAGCGAGGTGGAGCATGTGCTGGCGACCCAATGCCTGATCCAGAAACGGCCCAAGACGATGGAGATTCGCGTGGAGGGACGGCTCTCGGAGCGTTGCTCGGCGAAAGATGTGATCCTGGCGATCATCGGCAAGATCGGGACGGCGGGCGGCACCGGCTACGTGGTGGAGTACACGGGCTCGACGATCCGCGATCTAAGCATGGAAGGCCGTATGACGCTCTGCAACATGTCGATCGAAGGCGGAGCGCGCGCCGGCATGGTCGCGCCGGACGACAAGACCGTCGCCTATCTCGAAGGGCGACCGATGGCGCCGAAGGGCCGGATGTTCGAGCAGGCGGTTCAAGCTTGGCGCCGGCTCGTGACCGACCCCGACGCCGTGTACGATCGGACGGTCGTCTTGCGGGCCGAGGACATCGCGCCGCAAGTGACCTGGGGGACCAGTCCCGGCATGGTGGTCGGCGTGGACGGCCGGGTGCCGGACCCGAGCGAAATGCCGGACGAGAAAACCCGCAAGGCGACCGAGCGGGCGTTGGAATATATGGCGCTCAAACCCGGCACTCCGATCACCGAGATCCGAATCGACAAAGTCTTCATCGGCTCCTGCACCAATTCCCGTATCGAGGACCTTCGGCTGGCGGCCGGCTTTGCCAAAGGCAAGAAGGTGGCGAGAGGCGTCCACGCCCTGGTGGTCCCGGGGTCCGGGCTTGTGAAGCGGCAGGCCGAGCAGGAGGGGCTCGACCAAATCTTCAAAGAAGCCGGCTTCGAATGGCGCGAGGCGGGCTGCAGCATGTGTCTGGCGATGAACGCCGACGTGCTGCAACCGGGCGAGCGCTGCGCCTCCACCAGCAACCGGAACTTCGAAGGCCGGCAGGGCGCGGGCGGCCGCACTCATCTGGTGTCCCCGGCCATGGCCGTGGCCGCCGCGATCGAAGGGCACTTTGTGGACATCAGGACGTGGTCCTGA
- a CDS encoding GNAT family N-acetyltransferase, with the protein MLTIRPACEQDFDSILEIQREAFGEYAGLYSTSAWTTETMDDLKRDAQEKTILAAEWDGVVVGSVRFWVVGGVCVIRLLSVKPSHQGRGIGKALMQEIERVVTGAHKLYVCTMLRTSRNVHLFLNLGYRPETLLPNHYNRMDMICFAKYPQAS; encoded by the coding sequence ATGCTGACCATTCGGCCGGCTTGCGAACAGGATTTCGACTCCATTTTGGAGATCCAGCGGGAAGCCTTCGGCGAGTATGCCGGACTCTATTCTACGAGCGCCTGGACGACCGAGACGATGGACGACTTAAAACGGGATGCGCAGGAGAAGACAATCCTCGCCGCGGAATGGGACGGGGTTGTGGTCGGTTCGGTGCGCTTCTGGGTGGTCGGAGGTGTCTGCGTGATCCGGCTCCTGTCGGTGAAACCCTCCCACCAGGGACGCGGCATCGGCAAGGCGCTGATGCAAGAGATCGAGCGAGTGGTGACCGGCGCCCACAAACTCTACGTCTGCACGATGCTCCGTACCTCGCGCAACGTGCATCTGTTCTTGAATCTCGGGTACCGGCCCGAGACGCTGCTGCCGAACCATTACAACCGGATGGACATGATCTGCTTCGCCAAGTACCCGCAAGCTTCGTAG
- a CDS encoding MEKHLA domain-containing protein, with the protein MATDPVWASPLLVNWCRWLLDSFRHWTGRELLERAGTAEDQARVLFAAPFVVVSHGTEDDPILNYGNQAALDLWECTWEQLTKTPSRLTAEPVDRTERERMLARAAAQGFIEDYRGVRVSRSGRRFLVEHAVVWTVIDPAGVNRGQAATFSRWSYL; encoded by the coding sequence ATGGCGACCGATCCGGTCTGGGCTTCCCCTCTGCTTGTGAACTGGTGCCGATGGCTGCTGGACAGTTTTCGCCATTGGACCGGCCGCGAATTGCTGGAACGGGCGGGGACGGCGGAGGACCAGGCGCGGGTCTTGTTCGCGGCGCCCTTCGTGGTCGTTTCACACGGGACGGAGGACGACCCGATCCTCAATTACGGGAACCAGGCGGCGCTGGACCTCTGGGAATGCACATGGGAGCAGTTGACGAAGACCCCTTCGCGGCTCACCGCCGAACCGGTGGACCGGACCGAGCGGGAACGGATGTTGGCGCGGGCGGCCGCGCAAGGTTTCATCGAGGACTATCGAGGGGTGCGCGTCTCCCGCAGCGGCCGCCGGTTCCTGGTCGAACACGCTGTCGTCTGGACCGTCATCGACCCGGCGGGCGTGAACCGGGGTCAGGCCGCGACCTTCTCCCGCTGGAGTTATCTGTGA
- a CDS encoding tetratricopeptide repeat protein: MHKRRGLIVIDNGSAGDARSLRVMRARPSTAFVLHALWLLAATLSACAQETWESAMQAGHQAVQRGDYPEAERIYAAAVTKAEAFGRKDRRVAVTLSELAHVYATQGKYVEAEPAYLRALEIYQDVHGEAHPDVAATLNNLGVLHRMHGQYAQAEPLLERALAIKEKVLGRDHPDVALGLSNLAMVHVAQGHYAQAEPLYQRALAIREKALGAEHPDVAKSLEDYAAMLRKARRSDDAAKLEERATAIRSKQGRASAVKPQG, translated from the coding sequence ATGCACAAGCGTCGTGGCCTCATCGTGATCGACAACGGGTCGGCCGGCGATGCCAGGAGCCTCCGCGTCATGCGCGCGCGACCGAGCACGGCGTTTGTGCTGCACGCGCTCTGGCTGCTGGCGGCGACCCTGTCCGCCTGCGCCCAGGAAACCTGGGAGTCCGCCATGCAGGCCGGTCACCAGGCGGTCCAACGAGGTGATTACCCCGAGGCGGAACGGATCTATGCCGCCGCCGTCACAAAGGCCGAGGCGTTCGGGCGCAAGGACCGACGTGTCGCCGTGACGTTGAGTGAGTTGGCGCACGTCTATGCGACGCAAGGCAAGTACGTGGAGGCTGAGCCGGCCTATCTTCGGGCGCTCGAGATTTATCAGGACGTGCATGGCGAAGCTCATCCTGATGTGGCGGCAACGCTCAACAACCTGGGCGTGTTGCATCGGATGCATGGCCAGTATGCCCAGGCGGAGCCGTTGCTGGAGCGGGCGTTGGCGATCAAGGAGAAAGTCCTGGGCCGAGATCATCCCGATGTCGCCTTGGGTTTGAGCAATTTGGCGATGGTGCACGTAGCGCAGGGGCATTATGCGCAGGCCGAGCCCCTTTATCAGCGGGCGCTGGCGATCAGGGAAAAGGCCCTGGGAGCGGAGCATCCCGACGTGGCCAAGAGTCTCGAGGACTACGCCGCCATGCTGCGGAAGGCGCGGCGAAGCGATGATGCGGCGAAACTTGAAGAGCGGGCGACGGCGATCCGGAGCAAACAGGGCCGCGCGTCCGCGGTCAAACCCCAGGGTTGA
- a CDS encoding mechanosensitive ion channel domain-containing protein, with protein sequence MSLVQQWFPNLDSAFLADVVKSLLLLLILLILRAILVRSITKSPRLSTDSKLRWVVTIRNTVVFVFLLGLIFIWAHELQAFAVSLVAIAVALVLATKELILCVSGAALRAGANAYSVGDRIQIAGYRGIVLDQDLFATTLLEIGPGQASHLSTGRAVVFPNSLLFTHPLVNETYTEEYVLHVTTVPLGNGDDWQKAEQVLLEVAKAECAPYLDDAKRHMQSLEEKNLLEAPSLDPRVIVQIPEPGRINLHLRFPAPARGRSRIEQAILRGYLSAMAKT encoded by the coding sequence ATGAGCCTCGTCCAGCAGTGGTTTCCGAATCTCGACAGCGCCTTCCTGGCCGACGTCGTCAAGTCGCTCCTTCTCCTCCTCATTCTCTTGATCCTCCGGGCCATCCTGGTCCGGTCGATCACTAAAAGCCCCCGCCTCTCGACGGACTCCAAGCTGCGGTGGGTCGTGACCATCCGCAACACCGTCGTCTTTGTCTTCCTCCTGGGGCTGATCTTCATTTGGGCCCACGAGCTGCAGGCCTTCGCGGTCTCCCTGGTCGCCATTGCCGTCGCCCTGGTCCTGGCCACCAAGGAGCTGATCCTCTGCGTCAGCGGCGCGGCCTTGCGAGCCGGCGCGAACGCCTATTCGGTGGGCGATCGAATTCAGATCGCCGGCTATCGCGGCATCGTGCTCGATCAGGACCTGTTTGCAACGACTCTGCTGGAGATTGGGCCCGGCCAGGCGTCGCATCTCTCCACCGGGCGAGCCGTGGTCTTCCCCAACAGTCTTCTGTTCACCCATCCGCTGGTCAATGAGACCTACACCGAGGAGTATGTGCTGCACGTCACGACGGTGCCGTTGGGAAACGGAGACGATTGGCAGAAAGCGGAACAAGTTCTGCTGGAGGTCGCCAAAGCCGAGTGCGCGCCATACCTGGACGACGCGAAGCGCCACATGCAATCGTTGGAGGAAAAGAACCTGCTGGAAGCGCCGTCGTTGGACCCGCGCGTGATCGTGCAGATCCCCGAGCCGGGGCGCATCAACCTGCACCTGCGTTTCCCGGCGCCGGCCCGCGGCCGGTCGCGCATCGAACAGGCGATCCTACGAGGATACCTCTCGGCGATGGCCAAGACCTGA
- a CDS encoding SMP-30/gluconolactonase/LRE family protein, translated as MMKPAFTRMCRAVCRIVIFALGASMAAAESDVTVVRLDPRFDKLVPKHAKLEMIADGFTWLEGPVWNKQGGYLLFSDIPGNAVYKWKDGEGVSLLLKPSGYSGAAPFQGKEPGSNGLSFDRTGRLVLCQHGDRRIARLEPDGRLTVLADRFEGKRINSPNDLVFKSNGDLYFTDPPFGLPKAFDDPRKETPFQGVYRLSRDGTLTLLIKDIKAPNGIAFSPDEKTLYVTDVDPKRAAWLAYDVKADGTVTNGRVFFDATRWRKDPFFGPDGLKIDQAGNLFGARPGGVSVFAPDGTHLGSIETGTPVSNLAWGDDGSTLYLTGGSLLYRIRLLTTGTGF; from the coding sequence ATGATGAAACCCGCCTTTACCCGCATGTGCCGCGCTGTCTGTAGGATCGTAATCTTCGCGCTGGGGGCCTCGATGGCGGCCGCGGAGTCGGACGTCACCGTCGTTCGGCTGGACCCGCGTTTCGATAAACTCGTGCCGAAACATGCGAAGCTTGAAATGATCGCCGACGGCTTCACTTGGTTGGAAGGGCCGGTCTGGAACAAACAGGGCGGCTACCTTCTGTTCTCGGACATCCCCGGCAATGCGGTCTACAAGTGGAAAGACGGCGAAGGCGTGAGCCTGTTGCTGAAGCCGAGCGGCTACAGCGGGGCCGCGCCCTTTCAAGGCAAAGAACCGGGCTCGAACGGACTCTCTTTCGACCGGACGGGTCGGCTTGTCCTGTGCCAACACGGCGACCGACGGATCGCGCGTCTTGAGCCGGACGGCCGCCTGACCGTGCTCGCCGATCGCTTCGAGGGCAAGCGGATCAACAGCCCGAACGACCTCGTGTTCAAATCGAACGGCGACCTGTATTTCACCGATCCTCCGTTCGGCCTGCCGAAGGCGTTCGACGACCCCCGCAAGGAAACACCGTTCCAGGGCGTCTATCGGCTGTCGCGCGACGGCACGTTGACACTGTTGATCAAGGACATCAAGGCGCCGAACGGCATCGCGTTCTCGCCCGATGAGAAGACGCTCTACGTCACGGATGTCGATCCGAAACGCGCGGCCTGGCTGGCCTACGATGTCAAGGCTGATGGCACAGTGACGAACGGCCGCGTGTTCTTTGACGCGACGCGCTGGCGGAAGGACCCGTTTTTCGGCCCGGACGGGCTCAAGATCGACCAGGCCGGCAATCTCTTCGGCGCGCGGCCCGGCGGGGTCAGCGTGTTTGCGCCGGACGGCACGCACCTCGGCAGCATCGAGACGGGGACGCCCGTCTCGAACCTGGCCTGGGGCGACGACGGTTCGACCCTCTACCTCACCGGCGGGAGCCTGCTGTATCGGATTCGGCTCTTGACCACAGGAACGGGCTTCTGA